AAAAGGAGAACGGAGAGCAGTTAGTGGCCACCCAGTGTAACCCGCCTCCCAGGGGTAACCCTCTTTTCAGTTGCGCGGCGGGGTGTCCTTAGAGTATCATTTCCTAGCACTCTTTGGCTGAGAGTGCTAGCAATTTCGGATCGGGAGTGATAAAAATTGAGCAAGGAGGTCGTAAATGCCTAAACCAAAGCTTCAGCCTTTGGGAGACAGGGTGGTGGTAAAGGCCACCAAGCAGCAGGAGGTGACTAAAGGGGGTATCGTGCTGCCGGACACAGCCAAGGACAAACCTCAGGAAGGCACGGTAATTGCTGTAGGGCCAGGTAAGCTTACCGAAGATGGCAAGAGAATAGCTATGGACATCGCAGTGAATGACAAGGTCATCTACGCCAAGTATGCCGGCACGGAATTCAAGCTTGACGATGAGGAGCTAATAATCCTCCGTGAAAGCGATATCCTGGCCAAGAAAGCTTAAGGAAGGAGAAAGAAGTGGCAAAACAGATAATTTTCGGAGACGAAGCCAGGAAAAGTCTGAAGAAAGGGGTGGACATCCTGGCTGATGCGGTTAGGCCGACCCTGGGGCCAAAAGGGCGTCCGGTGGCCCTGGACAAGAAGTGGGGCCCACCGACGGTCATCAATGACGGCGTTAGCATTGCCAAAGAGATTGATCTCCCTGATCCTTTCGAGAACATGGGGGCCCAATTGCTGAAACAGGCTGCCTCCAAGACCAACGACAAGTGTGGTGATGGCACCACCACATCCACACTGCTGGCGCAAGCCATCGTTGGTGGCGGCTTCAAGAACATAACCGCTGGGTCGGATGCTATGGCTCTTAAGCGGGGCATAGAGAAAGCGGTCGGTGTCCTGGTTGAAGAGCTCAAGAAGAAGGCTATCAGCGTGTCTGGTAAAGAACAGATTGCTCAGGTGGCCACTATCTCGGCAGTGGATGCTCAGATTGGAAACATGATTGCCGATGTAATGGAGAAGGTGGGTAAGGACGGGGTTATCACGGTAGAGGAATCGAAAGGGCTTCAGTTTGAGACAGAGTATGTTGAGGGTATGAAGTTTGACCGCGGTTACATCAGTCCCTATTTCGTCACCAACCCGGAGCGAATGGAGACGGTGATTGAAGACCCCTACATCCTTATCACCGACAAGAAGATCTCGGCCATCGCTGATATTCTGCCGGCTCTTGAAAAGATGCTTCAGGTGAGCAAGAACCTGGTGATCATTGCCGAGGATGTAGACGGGGAAGCGCTGGCTACCCTGGTGGTCAACAAGCTCAGGGGCACGCTCAACTGTCTGGCGGTGAAAGCGCCTGGCTTTGGTGACCGGCGCAAGGCCATGCTGGAGGATATGGCCATCCTCACCGGCGGGACAGTGATCTCTGAAGAGGTGGGCCGTAAGCTCGACTCGACCACGGTAGCTGATCTGGGCCGAGCCCGCAAGGTGGTAGCCGACAAGGACAACACCACTTTCGTGGAAGGTAAGGGCAGTGAGGCCGATATTCAGGCGAGGATGAAGCAGATAAAGGCCCAGATAGAGGAGACCACCTCTGATTTCGACCGCGAGAAGCTTCAGGAGCGGCTGGCGAAGCTGGCTGGTGGGGTGGCGGTAATAAAGGTGGGGGCCGCCACAGAGACAGAGCTTAAAGAGAAGAAGCACCGGGTGGAAGACGCCCTTTCAGCTACCAGGGCTGCCGTAGAGGAAGGCATCCTTCCTGGGGGTGGGGTAGCTTTGCTGAATGCCGCTGCTGCCCTGGCTCCGTATCTGAAGGACGGTGACGAGGCTATCGGAGTGAAGGTGGTGAAGGAGGCCATAGAGGAGCCAATTCGGTGGATTGCCACCAATGCCGGGGCAGAAGGCTCGGTGATAGTAGAAGAAGTCAAGAAGAGCAAACCTGGTGTTGGGTACGATGCTGCCAAGGGCGAGTTTGGTGACATGGTGAAGAAAGGTATCATTGATCCGGCGAAAGTGGTGCGGACAGCCCTGGAGAATGCTGCCAGTGTGGCGGTAATGATATTGACTACCGAGTCGCTGGTAACTGATATCCCGGAGAAAGAAAAGGCTGGTGCTCCGCCGCCCATGCCAGAGTACTAGGGTATTGAATTAGAGACGCAGAAGAGAGGGCCCCCGATGCATCGGGGGCCCTTTTTGGTTCTCGCAAGGCGGGCTTCAATTTTTCTCTGGTCAGGATTCTCTGGTTACTCCATCAGAAATGGAGCAGTCCTTCCAGTTGTTTTTCTTTCACTGGTCCGACAACCGCTAAGTTCAGCTTATCCGCAACAAAAAGCTCCTGACCAACGCGAAGCAAGTCATCAGCCCTGATGGAATCAATCATGGAGACCACCTGATCAACAGTGCGGATTTCCCTCAGCAACAACTCCTGGGCACCTAGCCAGCCGGCCACGCTTCGAGTGTCTTCCATACGGAGCAAGAGGCGTCCCTTAGATAGTTCCTTTGCCTTGGTGAGGTCAACCTCGGGTATTTCCTCCTTCAGCCGACGGAGTTCTCCCAGAATAGCAGAGACGGTGGTGGAAAGGGAGGCAGGATCAACACCGGCATACACGGTCAGAGAACCCGTATCCAGGTGATGATTGACATAGCTTTGAATAGCGTAGGCCAGCCCGCGTTTCTCGCGAATCTCCACGAAAAGGCGGCTGCTCATTCCCTCACCGAGGATAACATTCAGCAGGTCAAGACAGAACCGATCGGGGTGAGTGAGGGACAAGCCAGGTAAAGCTAAGCAGAGGTGAGCTTGCTCTGTGGTGCGATGCTCGGATTGAAACCGCGCATGGTATTGTCTATCGTTGGCCGCAAGATACTTCTGCGGTGGCCCGACGTGCCAGCTTCCAAAGGAGTCCTTCAGACAGGCCATTGCTTCCTGGTGACTAACGCCGCCGCTGACGGCGATTACTATGTTGCCAGCCGTGTAGTGTTGTTCCATATAACGTAACATATCCTCGCGACCGACCCCGGACACCGAGGCCTTGGTTCCGGCAACGTCCCTTCCCATGGGATGCTCAGGCCACACCAGCTTGTCGATAAGCATATCGACTGTCTGCTGAGGGGAGTCGAGGCTCATGTTTATCTCCTCAATGATTACTTGCCTCTCCTTCTCTATATCCCCCGGGTCAAACCTTGAGTTCGATAGCATGTCGGCCAGGACGTCTATTGCCAGAGAGAAATGCGGGCGGGCCACTTTGCACCAGTAGACGGTCATTTCCTTGTCCGTGCCAGCGTTGACTATTCCTCCCACCCCTTCAATAACCTCGCATATCTCCTTGGATGTCGCCCTGCGGTGGGTCCCCTTGAAACAGAGATGTTCAATGAAGTGAGAAACACCAGCTTTGTCATCGCTCTCGTAGCGGGAACCAGTCCCAATGAAAATGCCCACGCACACCGAATAAGCATGTGGCATGGTGCTGGTAATCACCCTCAGCCCATTATCAAGAACAGTTTTCTGGTACAAGATGCCTCCTCTGCTCGGCTATTCTAAGTAACCGCTTTGCCTGGTGTCAATTCAAGACTCACGGAGCTAAGCGTCCTTATTGGCTTCGGCCTTCTCTAGCCAGCACTCGGATGACTGCTGGGATCAGATAGCGGGCCAGGTCCCGGCGGCTTCCTCCGCAAAGAACCACGATGAGCCTGCCCTGGCAGAGCTGGTCAGCCGCTCTTTTGAGCTCTTCAGCCAGGCGTATGTGCGCGTCAGGGCTGATGCCGATGTCGCCGTAATCGCCCTGTGTTCCGTCATAGCCCCAATTCCAGAAGATGGCCTGTGGTCGAAAGGCTGCCGCTCTCGGGGTGAGATTCTGTTTGACCAAATCCAAATACTGCGCGTCCTTTATATGCCAGGGCACGTGGACGTTGACCTTGTTGTTTGTCTCGGAAGGACTGCCAGTACAAAAGCACATGTAGAGGGTGTCTATGTCATCCTCGAAGATCTCCCATGTCCCGTCGCCGTGGTGAGCGTCGGTGTCTACAATGGCTAGACGCTTCGCTCCGAACCGCGCTCGCAACTCTCGGATGGCCACGGCGGCGCCATTGAAGTAGCAGCCCCCGCCATAGAAATTCGTGCCAGCGTGATGGTCTCCGTATCCGGTAAAGACAAAGGCGTTATCTATTTCACCCCGCCATATCCGGACGGCCGCCGCTACTGTGCCTGCCGCCGAAAAGAGCGCCCCTTCGTAGACCTGGCTCTTCTTAATCTGGTTTACCATACCGGGAGTATGAACACGGTGAAGGATATCTTCCGAGATAGGTTCCAGCTCAAAGGAAGAGGGGGGCTTGAGCGGATAGAAAGCGTCATACAGGAAGACATTGTCCTTTTCCAGGATTCCGGCGAGTGCCTGGGGAAAATCCCGCAGTCTTTCCCCATCCTGGTAATGGAAGAATATGCCCGTGCGCTGCATCACCTGATAAGCCAGCTAGCCCATTCCCTGAAGCAGGCTTCTGACGTTATTACCCAGTACATTGTGGTTGTAACCGCCTTCCAATACTCCATATCTTTGCCCCTGGCATACCTTTTCCGAGTATTCCGTCACCAACCGGCCAATAGTCTCATAGTCCTCCGTTTTGAGCAGCCTGCCCCAGTCGTGCTCGTGCCTGTCGAAGCCGGCGGAGACAGCTATTATGTCCGCCCGTGTTTGAGCCAGAAAGCGAGAGATGCTGTCCATGAATACGAGCCGATTGCTAGCCTCCGGGTGAAAGTAGACTACCTCTGGTGTATTGTCAAAGATACTGGCGGTGCCATCTCCGAAGTGGAGGTCTATGTCTAGTATTGCCGCTGTCTTGATTTTGCCCTCTTTTCTCAGCTTGGCGATGGATATGGCCACGTTATTGAAAAAGCAGAATCCCCAGCAGTGGTCGGCACTGGCGTGGTGTCCCGGCGGCCTGATGAGAGCGAAGGCAGGTTGGGCTGTGGTGGCCAGTTCCGCGGCCTTGATGGCCCCTCCGGCTGCCAGCAAAGCCACTTCATAAGTCAGGCCCATCCTCTTAATATTCTCTATGTGCCAGTCTGAGTGCACCAGTCTCAGGTCATCCACTGTGGCTGGTTCGGCCATAACCATCTCAAAGTGAGGAAAGAGCTCCTTGGTAATGCTTTCCATCCGTCCCGCCTTAGCAGCGGGGTCACTGCTGTATACCTCTTCAAACCTTGGATGATAGATAATCTTCATCTGGCCTCGCCGGTGTTAGGCATCAGTCTTTCCATGGTTCTGGCATAGACCTGGTAAGTTATGGCATCGAAGAGGACGAAGGCCACGGCATCCAGGGAGGCCTTCTGGCGCAAAAAGTCAATCACGGTGCGAAGAGCTACCTCGGCTGCCTGGTCAACGGGGTAGCCGTAGGCGCCGGTGCTGATCGATGGGAAAGATACGGTCCTTAAGCCCCTTGTCACCGCCGTCCGTAGGCTCTCTCGATAGGCGCTGGCCAGAATCTCAGGTTCACCTCGTGTGCCGTCATGCCAGATAGGCCCCACAGTGTGGATGACATATCTTGCCTTCAGATTGCCTCCAGTGGTAATAACCGCCTTGCCTGCTGGCAGGCGGCCCTGCCGGGAGACGATTTGTTTGCACTCTTCCAGAATAGCCGGGCCTCCAGCACGGTGGATAGCGCCGTCCACACCACCGCCACCCATCAGGCTGGAATTAGCCGCGTTTACTATGGCATCCGTGGCCTGTTTGGTGATGTCTCCCTGGAGTAGCGAAAGCCTGGTCTTGTTGATGATCACTTCCATTGCTCTGCCCGCCATTCTGTAATTGCTTTACTGATGGAGGCCGGCACTATTGCCAAATAGTCTCCTCGCCACCTCTCTCAGTCTCTCTGTTCCTTTTATCTCACCGGGGAATAGGGGCAGGATGGTGAAGTTAGAATTGTACTTCCTCTGCAATTCTGCGATGTAGGTGCGCTGCATCCGCGCCCTGCTCTGGAGAAAAGGAGAATCGGGCTCCTCTACTACCTGGTTGATGATCAAGTGGCTGATATGGAGGCCGTAGTCTTGCAACTCGGCCACTATGTCGTCGATCTGACGTACAGCCAGGGCTTCGGCTATGGTGACGAGGTTCAACTCCACTTCTTTCTTGAGAAACTCCATGTCGCTATTGGAGAGTTCTTGCCACTCTTTGATCACCCCTAGCACCGAGCGTTTCTTTTGGCCGGTGGCTATCAAGGAAGAGTAGATGCGGGGGGCGGCCTTGAGATGCTCGTTGAGCATGGAGGGCATGCGCAGCAGGCCTAGGGTCTGTCCCGCCGGGGCGGTGTCCCATACTATCTTCTCAAATTGCCCGGATTCGCTGAGTTCCCGGATGTAGTCCACCATGAACTCGTCTCTGAGTCCCGGCAGAATGGAAGTAATGAAGTCAACAAAGTCTTCGTAGCTGATGTCCACAAGGGAAGAGAAGACGTCATACACCTC
This is a stretch of genomic DNA from Chloroflexota bacterium. It encodes these proteins:
- a CDS encoding co-chaperone GroES, which gives rise to MPKPKLQPLGDRVVVKATKQQEVTKGGIVLPDTAKDKPQEGTVIAVGPGKLTEDGKRIAMDIAVNDKVIYAKYAGTEFKLDDEELIILRESDILAKKA
- the groL gene encoding chaperonin GroEL — translated: MAKQIIFGDEARKSLKKGVDILADAVRPTLGPKGRPVALDKKWGPPTVINDGVSIAKEIDLPDPFENMGAQLLKQAASKTNDKCGDGTTTSTLLAQAIVGGGFKNITAGSDAMALKRGIEKAVGVLVEELKKKAISVSGKEQIAQVATISAVDAQIGNMIADVMEKVGKDGVITVEESKGLQFETEYVEGMKFDRGYISPYFVTNPERMETVIEDPYILITDKKISAIADILPALEKMLQVSKNLVIIAEDVDGEALATLVVNKLRGTLNCLAVKAPGFGDRRKAMLEDMAILTGGTVISEEVGRKLDSTTVADLGRARKVVADKDNTTFVEGKGSEADIQARMKQIKAQIEETTSDFDREKLQERLAKLAGGVAVIKVGAATETELKEKKHRVEDALSATRAAVEEGILPGGGVALLNAAAALAPYLKDGDEAIGVKVVKEAIEEPIRWIATNAGAEGSVIVEEVKKSKPGVGYDAAKGEFGDMVKKGIIDPAKVVRTALENAASVAVMILTTESLVTDIPEKEKAGAPPPMPEY
- a CDS encoding insulinase family protein, yielding MYQKTVLDNGLRVITSTMPHAYSVCVGIFIGTGSRYESDDKAGVSHFIEHLCFKGTHRRATSKEICEVIEGVGGIVNAGTDKEMTVYWCKVARPHFSLAIDVLADMLSNSRFDPGDIEKERQVIIEEINMSLDSPQQTVDMLIDKLVWPEHPMGRDVAGTKASVSGVGREDMLRYMEQHYTAGNIVIAVSGGVSHQEAMACLKDSFGSWHVGPPQKYLAANDRQYHARFQSEHRTTEQAHLCLALPGLSLTHPDRFCLDLLNVILGEGMSSRLFVEIREKRGLAYAIQSYVNHHLDTGSLTVYAGVDPASLSTTVSAILGELRRLKEEIPEVDLTKAKELSKGRLLLRMEDTRSVAGWLGAQELLLREIRTVDQVVSMIDSIRADDLLRVGQELFVADKLNLAVVGPVKEKQLEGLLHF
- a CDS encoding histone deacetylase family protein; translation: MKIIYHPRFEEVYSSDPAAKAGRMESITKELFPHFEMVMAEPATVDDLRLVHSDWHIENIKRMGLTYEVALLAAGGAIKAAELATTAQPAFALIRPPGHHASADHCWGFCFFNNVAISIAKLRKEGKIKTAAILDIDLHFGDGTASIFDNTPEVVYFHPEASNRLVFMDSISRFLAQTRADIIAVSAGFDRHEHDWGRLLKTEDYETIGRLVTEYSEKVCQGQRYGVLEGGYNHNVLGNNVRSLLQGMG
- a CDS encoding O-acetyl-ADP-ribose deacetylase is translated as MEVIINKTRLSLLQGDITKQATDAIVNAANSSLMGGGGVDGAIHRAGGPAILEECKQIVSRQGRLPAGKAVITTGGNLKARYVIHTVGPIWHDGTRGEPEILASAYRESLRTAVTRGLRTVSFPSISTGAYGYPVDQAAEVALRTVIDFLRQKASLDAVAFVLFDAITYQVYARTMERLMPNTGEAR
- a CDS encoding ArsA family ATPase, which encodes MDRMDSKNVIMLCGKGGVGKTTCAAATALHYAATGHKTLVISSDLTPSLLDIFEINGGQKPAKASDNLYVDEISYESIKALWDKKFGPEVYDVFSSLVDISYEDFVDFITSILPGLRDEFMVDYIRELSESGQFEKIVWDTAPAGQTLGLLRMPSMLNEHLKAAPRIYSSLIATGQKKRSVLGVIKEWQELSNSDMEFLKKEVELNLVTIAEALAVRQIDDIVAELQDYGLHISHLIINQVVEEPDSPFLQSRARMQRTYIAELQRKYNSNFTILPLFPGEIKGTERLREVARRLFGNSAGLHQ